The Desulfoscipio gibsoniae DSM 7213 genome contains a region encoding:
- a CDS encoding HIT family protein, with protein MDRLWAPWRGVYVGKERGDGCIFCEKLNAGTDKDGDNYVLYRGDKVFVILNIYPYNNGHLLVAPKRHVGDIEELTLDEMQELFAVTRRMVGVQRSAFNPDGFNIGINLGKVAGAGIPGHLHIHIVARWGGDTNFMPVFGDVRVISEALEITYTKLKQALERE; from the coding sequence ATGGACAGGCTCTGGGCACCGTGGCGTGGTGTTTATGTTGGTAAGGAACGTGGCGATGGATGTATATTTTGTGAGAAATTAAATGCCGGCACCGATAAAGACGGGGATAATTATGTACTTTACCGGGGCGACAAGGTTTTTGTGATACTGAATATTTATCCCTATAATAATGGTCATTTGCTGGTGGCTCCCAAACGGCACGTGGGTGATATTGAAGAACTGACCCTTGATGAAATGCAGGAATTGTTTGCTGTCACCCGGCGCATGGTCGGGGTGCAGCGCAGTGCTTTTAACCCCGATGGCTTTAATATAGGTATTAACCTGGGTAAAGTAGCAGGGGCCGGTATTCCCGGTCATCTGCATATCCATATTGTGGCCCGCTGGGGTGGCGACACCAATTTCATGCCTGTATTTGGCGACGTACGAGTAATTTCCGAGGCATTAGAAATAACTTATACCAAGCTAAAGCAGGCGCTGGAACGGGAATAA